One Roseburia rectibacter DNA window includes the following coding sequences:
- a CDS encoding bifunctional metallophosphatase/5'-nucleotidase encodes MLREKIKNWKMGLAAVLVFVLVLGMMGMSGSVKAADQTDSKMIDIMFVHDTHSHLNSFSTVVDEKQEMIGGFARIKTLIDEQKEKNPDTLVVDGGDFSMGTLVQTVFETQAAEIRMLGALGCEATTLGNHEFDYRSKGLAKMLETAAESGDTVPELLVCNINWDAMEQQGLSEGQQQIRDAFTEYGTKDYVMVQKGDVRVALLGVFGKDALACAPTCELQFTDPVEAVKKTVAEIKKNEDADIIICLSHSGTSEDESKSEDEILAKKVPDLDVIISGHTHTKLEEPIVHGDTYIVSAGEYGKYLGSLSLEQKDDGRWGMKEYQLTPIETDIAEDAATQEEINSFMATVDTDYLAQFGFTREQVLAENDVAFDSLEDLYNIHTEHNLGDLIADAYAYAVTNSTDYNGTPVDVAIAPSGTIRDTYTKGNITVEDVFNSFSLGIGADGVPGYPLIEAYLTGKELKTVAEIDASVSDLMTSARLYMYGLQFTYNPHRMILNRVTDVYLLDADGNRRELEDDKMYRVVADLYSGQMLSAVTKTSYGLLSVVPKKADGTPIENFEDVILTDNGGELKAWTAIAHYMESFPDENGDGIADIPQYYAGLHERKVVDDSSDLIKLIKNPNKYAVMIAGIVLIAILLVVLLIRLVLKLVKYRTGKSL; translated from the coding sequence ATGTTACGGGAAAAGATCAAAAATTGGAAAATGGGACTGGCTGCAGTCCTTGTTTTTGTTCTGGTTTTGGGAATGATGGGGATGTCCGGCAGTGTGAAGGCGGCAGACCAGACGGACTCTAAAATGATTGATATCATGTTTGTGCATGATACACATTCCCATCTGAACAGTTTTTCAACGGTAGTGGACGAAAAACAGGAAATGATCGGCGGGTTCGCAAGGATCAAGACGCTGATCGATGAACAAAAGGAGAAAAATCCGGATACATTAGTAGTGGATGGTGGAGATTTTTCCATGGGAACGCTGGTGCAGACCGTTTTTGAGACACAGGCGGCAGAGATTCGGATGTTAGGGGCACTGGGCTGCGAGGCGACAACACTTGGCAACCATGAATTTGATTATCGTTCAAAGGGACTTGCTAAGATGCTTGAAACCGCGGCGGAAAGCGGAGATACCGTGCCGGAGCTTCTTGTCTGTAATATCAACTGGGATGCCATGGAACAGCAGGGACTCTCAGAAGGACAGCAGCAGATCCGTGATGCATTTACGGAATACGGTACGAAAGATTATGTGATGGTGCAAAAGGGCGATGTCCGGGTGGCGCTGCTTGGCGTATTCGGAAAAGATGCACTGGCATGTGCACCGACCTGTGAACTGCAGTTTACGGATCCGGTGGAAGCAGTAAAAAAGACTGTAGCTGAAATTAAGAAAAACGAAGATGCGGATATTATCATCTGTCTTTCCCATAGTGGAACTTCAGAAGATGAGTCAAAGTCAGAGGATGAAATTCTTGCAAAAAAAGTGCCGGATCTGGATGTGATCATCAGTGGACATACGCATACAAAACTGGAGGAGCCGATTGTACATGGGGATACCTATATCGTTTCCGCAGGGGAATATGGCAAGTACTTAGGTTCCTTATCGCTGGAACAAAAGGATGATGGGCGATGGGGCATGAAAGAATATCAACTTACTCCGATCGAGACAGATATTGCGGAAGATGCTGCAACACAGGAAGAAATCAATTCTTTTATGGCGACGGTGGATACCGATTATCTGGCACAGTTTGGGTTTACGAGAGAACAGGTACTTGCGGAAAATGATGTAGCATTTGACAGCCTGGAGGATCTCTACAACATCCATACCGAGCATAATCTGGGGGATCTCATCGCAGATGCCTATGCTTATGCGGTCACAAACAGTACGGATTATAATGGCACTCCCGTGGATGTGGCGATCGCGCCGAGTGGAACGATCCGTGATACCTATACAAAAGGAAACATTACGGTGGAGGATGTGTTTAATTCGTTTTCACTTGGAATCGGTGCGGACGGTGTGCCGGGGTATCCGCTGATCGAAGCATATCTGACAGGAAAAGAGTTAAAAACTGTGGCAGAAATCGACGCATCCGTGTCTGATCTGATGACATCTGCACGTTTGTATATGTACGGTTTGCAGTTTACTTACAACCCGCATCGTATGATCTTAAACCGTGTTACCGATGTGTATCTGCTGGATGCAGATGGCAATCGCAGGGAGTTAGAAGATGATAAAATGTATCGCGTGGTGGCAGATCTTTACAGTGGGCAGATGCTGTCTGCGGTGACGAAAACATCGTATGGACTGTTGTCTGTTGTGCCGAAAAAGGCAGATGGAACACCGATTGAAAATTTTGAAGATGTGATTTTGACAGATAATGGCGGGGAATTAAAGGCATGGACGGCGATCGCACATTATATGGAGTCGTTTCCGGATGAAAATGGAGATGGAATTGCGGATATTCCACAATATTATGCCGGATTGCATGAAAGAAAAGTGGTAGATGATTCGTCTGATCTCATAAAATTAATAAAAAATCCGAATAAATATGCCGTCATGATCGCAGGAATCGTATTGATCGCTATTTTACTGGTTGTTTTGCTGATACGGTTAGTGTTAAAATTAGTAAAATATCGAACAGGAAAAAGTTTATAG
- a CDS encoding hydratase, whose protein sequence is MKLYDRGVYLVNGNELVQDGANAIEEVRKKTGAAVTKDQAAENTIAYGILKNHNTSGNMDKLQIKFDKLTSHDITFVGIIQTARASGLEKFPIPYVLTNCHNSLCAVGGTINEDDHMFGLTCAKKYGGVYVPPHQAVIHQFAREMLAAGGAMILGSDSHTRYGALGTMAVGEGGPELVKQLLNKTYDIDMPGVIGVYLTGTPAKGVGPQDIALAIIGEVFDKGYVKNKVMEFVGPGVANLSVDFRIGVDVMTTETTCLSSIWQTDDKVKEFYAIHGRPQDYKELNPGSVAYYDGMIEIDLSKIKPMIAMPFHPSNTYTIEELNANLMDILDDCEKRAEVSFDGAVKLDLKSKVRDGKLYVDQGIIAGCAGGGFENICDAADILKGASIGPDEFTLSVYPASTPIYMELVKNGAVASLMETGAIVKTAFCGPCFGAGDTPANNAFSIRHSTRNFPNREGSKVQKGQVASVALMDARSIAATAANKGFLTAATDVDVNFTKPKYFFDKNIYANRVFDSKGVADPSVEIQFGPNIKDWPAMSALPENIVLKVVSEIHDPVTTTDELIPSGETSSFRSNPLGLAEFALSRKDPQYVGRAKEIQKAQKALEAGNCPLEAVEELKPVMDVIDKVFPETKFEDNHSNGEIGFGSTIFAVKPGDGSAREQAASCQKVLGGWANIANEYATKRYRSNLINWGMLPFIIPEGGLPFKNLDYLYIPNIRKAVEDKQSEITAYVIKDGKAEEFKLGLGAMTDDEREIILKGCLINYYRG, encoded by the coding sequence ATGAAATTATACGATAGAGGTGTATATCTCGTAAATGGAAATGAACTGGTGCAGGATGGTGCAAATGCCATTGAAGAGGTCAGAAAAAAGACCGGTGCAGCAGTGACAAAAGATCAGGCAGCAGAAAATACGATTGCTTATGGCATCTTAAAAAATCATAATACATCCGGCAATATGGACAAACTTCAGATCAAGTTTGACAAACTGACATCCCATGATATCACATTTGTCGGAATTATCCAGACAGCAAGGGCATCAGGATTAGAGAAGTTTCCAATCCCATATGTACTGACCAACTGTCATAACAGTCTCTGTGCAGTCGGAGGAACGATCAACGAAGATGACCACATGTTTGGTTTAACCTGTGCAAAGAAATACGGCGGAGTTTATGTACCTCCTCATCAGGCAGTTATCCATCAGTTTGCACGTGAGATGCTTGCAGCAGGCGGTGCGATGATTCTTGGTTCTGATTCCCACACACGTTACGGAGCGCTTGGCACCATGGCAGTCGGGGAAGGTGGTCCGGAGCTTGTAAAACAGCTTTTAAATAAGACTTATGATATCGACATGCCGGGTGTGATCGGTGTTTATCTGACAGGAACACCGGCAAAAGGTGTCGGACCGCAGGATATTGCACTTGCTATTATCGGAGAAGTGTTTGACAAGGGGTATGTAAAGAATAAAGTCATGGAGTTCGTCGGACCTGGCGTTGCAAATTTAAGCGTCGATTTCAGAATCGGTGTGGATGTTATGACCACAGAGACAACCTGTCTTTCCTCCATCTGGCAGACAGATGACAAAGTAAAAGAATTTTATGCGATCCACGGCAGACCACAGGATTACAAAGAGTTAAATCCGGGCAGCGTGGCATATTATGACGGAATGATTGAGATCGATCTTTCAAAGATCAAACCAATGATCGCAATGCCGTTCCATCCAAGCAACACTTACACGATCGAAGAGTTAAATGCCAACCTGATGGATATCTTAGATGACTGTGAGAAACGTGCAGAGGTAAGTTTTGATGGTGCGGTCAAACTTGACTTAAAGAGCAAAGTAAGAGATGGAAAACTGTATGTAGACCAGGGTATCATAGCAGGCTGCGCAGGCGGTGGATTTGAAAATATCTGTGATGCCGCAGACATCTTAAAAGGCGCAAGCATCGGACCGGATGAGTTTACTTTAAGTGTATACCCGGCAAGTACACCGATCTACATGGAATTAGTAAAGAATGGTGCAGTTGCATCCCTGATGGAGACAGGTGCGATCGTTAAGACTGCATTCTGCGGACCGTGCTTTGGCGCTGGCGATACACCGGCAAACAATGCATTTTCCATCCGCCACTCTACAAGAAACTTCCCGAACCGTGAAGGTTCTAAGGTACAGAAAGGACAGGTTGCTTCCGTTGCTCTCATGGACGCCCGTTCCATTGCTGCAACAGCCGCAAATAAAGGATTTTTGACAGCTGCAACAGACGTTGATGTGAACTTCACCAAACCGAAGTATTTCTTTGATAAAAATATTTATGCAAACCGTGTCTTTGACAGCAAGGGTGTAGCCGATCCTTCCGTTGAGATCCAGTTTGGACCAAACATCAAAGACTGGCCGGCAATGAGTGCATTACCGGAAAATATAGTATTAAAGGTTGTATCCGAGATCCACGATCCGGTAACGACTACCGATGAGCTGATCCCATCCGGAGAGACATCTTCCTTCCGTTCTAACCCGCTTGGACTTGCAGAGTTTGCACTTTCCAGAAAAGATCCACAGTATGTTGGCCGTGCAAAAGAGATCCAGAAAGCGCAGAAAGCGTTAGAAGCCGGAAACTGTCCGTTAGAGGCAGTAGAAGAGTTAAAACCGGTTATGGATGTCATCGATAAAGTGTTCCCGGAAACAAAATTTGAGGATAACCATTCCAATGGTGAGATCGGTTTTGGAAGTACGATCTTTGCAGTAAAACCGGGCGATGGTTCTGCACGTGAGCAGGCTGCTTCCTGCCAGAAAGTACTTGGCGGCTGGGCAAACATTGCAAATGAGTATGCAACGAAACGTTACCGCTCGAACCTGATCAACTGGGGTATGCTTCCATTCATTATTCCGGAAGGCGGGCTGCCGTTTAAGAATCTTGATTATTTATATATTCCAAATATCCGTAAGGCGGTTGAGGACAAGCAGTCTGAGATTACGGCATATGTGATCAAAGATGGAAAAGCAGAAGAATTTAAACTTGGACTTGGTGCGATGACCGATGATGAGAGAGAAATCATCTTAAAGGGTTGTCTGATCAATTATTACAGAGGGTAA
- a CDS encoding response regulator transcription factor translates to MQTILVCDDDKEIVEAIEIYLQQEGYHILKAYDGEEALEILKENEVHLLIMDVMMPRLDGIRATLKIREESSIPIIILSAKTEDADKILGLNIGADDYVEKPFNPLELVARVKSQLRRYTQLGNAAENSASVYTVGGLSINDDLKEVTVDGEVVKLTPIEYNILLLLVKNQGKVFSINQIYESIWNEDAIGADNTVAVHIRHIREKIEINPKEPRYLKVVWGVGYKIEKN, encoded by the coding sequence ATGCAGACAATTTTAGTGTGTGATGATGATAAGGAAATCGTAGAGGCGATCGAGATATATTTACAGCAGGAAGGATACCATATTTTAAAGGCGTATGACGGTGAGGAAGCATTGGAAATCTTAAAAGAGAATGAGGTTCATCTTCTGATCATGGATGTGATGATGCCGCGCCTTGACGGAATCCGTGCAACTTTAAAGATACGTGAGGAAAGCAGTATCCCGATCATTATTTTATCCGCAAAAACGGAGGATGCAGATAAGATTTTAGGTCTTAATATAGGTGCAGATGATTATGTGGAGAAACCGTTTAATCCTCTCGAACTGGTAGCAAGGGTCAAATCGCAGTTAAGACGTTATACCCAGCTTGGAAATGCGGCAGAAAACAGCGCATCTGTGTATACAGTGGGAGGATTGTCGATCAATGATGACTTAAAAGAAGTTACGGTGGATGGCGAAGTTGTAAAACTCACACCGATCGAGTATAACATTCTTCTGCTTTTAGTCAAAAATCAGGGAAAGGTATTTTCTATTAACCAGATTTATGAGAGCATCTGGAATGAGGATGCGATCGGGGCAGATAATACGGTTGCAGTGCATATCCGGCATATTCGTGAAAAAATCGAGATCAACCCAAAGGAGCCGCGTTATTTAAAGGTTGTGTGGGGTGTTGGATATAAGATTGAAAAGAACTGA
- a CDS encoding AI-2E family transporter, giving the protein MKILDKTEDGNLDEQEKIKKTSQETEWELKPQYVIIALVVFVTFCCCILFFFMIYRYNGFTDFWKKLSLILQPIIIGVVIAYLLNPIMKFLEGHLFKFLEPRMKSKRQAKKTSRGIAITGSLVFLVGICVLLVAAIVPSISESIQSMITSFPQEAKDLTKWVDEVTNGDTEFASMIQQGVDKITDTVETFFEDDIFSKVQTYLTSITSGVIYGVKFVLNVIIGLIISVYVMADQEHFAGQAKKIVYALFKPVRANVIVDTVRKSNEIFSGFISGKILDSAIIGVLAYIVLAIMKMPDTVLVAVIIGVTNVIPFFGPFIGAVPSFIIIVLQNPIQGLYFLIFIVVLQQIDGNIIGPKILGSSTGLSAFWVVFAILVFGGLWGFPGMLLGVPLMAVIYYIAQKTVSYLLKKRGLTADTSAYVYLTKVDRESNQPVYDKNPTKKELKKHREKHIEESKKEEKDQ; this is encoded by the coding sequence ATGAAAATATTAGATAAGACGGAGGATGGCAATTTGGACGAACAGGAGAAGATAAAAAAAACATCTCAGGAAACAGAATGGGAATTAAAACCACAGTATGTCATCATCGCACTGGTCGTATTTGTGACTTTCTGCTGTTGCATACTGTTTTTCTTTATGATCTACCGTTACAATGGATTCACAGACTTCTGGAAGAAGCTGTCTTTGATCTTACAGCCGATCATTATCGGTGTAGTGATCGCATATCTGTTAAATCCAATCATGAAATTTTTAGAGGGACACCTGTTTAAGTTTTTAGAGCCGCGGATGAAAAGCAAACGTCAAGCGAAAAAGACGTCACGGGGAATTGCAATTACCGGATCGCTGGTATTTTTAGTGGGAATCTGTGTGCTTTTGGTGGCGGCGATTGTTCCATCTATTTCTGAGAGTATCCAGAGCATGATCACATCGTTTCCACAGGAAGCAAAGGATCTGACGAAATGGGTAGACGAGGTGACAAACGGTGATACGGAATTTGCGTCCATGATACAGCAGGGCGTGGACAAAATAACGGATACGGTTGAGACCTTTTTTGAAGATGATATTTTTTCAAAGGTACAGACCTATCTTACATCGATCACAAGCGGTGTCATCTATGGAGTCAAGTTTGTTTTAAATGTGATCATCGGTCTGATCATTTCAGTTTATGTGATGGCGGACCAGGAACATTTTGCCGGACAGGCGAAAAAGATCGTATATGCACTGTTTAAACCGGTGCGTGCTAATGTCATTGTTGATACTGTCCGTAAGAGCAATGAGATTTTCAGTGGATTTATCAGTGGTAAAATATTAGATTCGGCGATCATTGGTGTGCTCGCCTATATCGTGCTTGCAATCATGAAGATGCCGGATACGGTGTTAGTCGCCGTGATCATCGGTGTCACCAATGTTATACCGTTTTTCGGTCCGTTTATCGGTGCGGTGCCGTCCTTTATCATTATTGTGCTGCAGAATCCGATACAGGGATTATATTTCCTGATCTTTATCGTTGTTTTACAGCAGATCGACGGAAATATCATTGGACCGAAGATACTTGGAAGTTCTACCGGATTATCGGCATTCTGGGTTGTGTTTGCAATTCTGGTATTTGGCGGATTATGGGGATTCCCGGGAATGTTGCTCGGAGTGCCACTTATGGCAGTAATTTATTATATTGCACAGAAAACAGTGTCTTATTTATTGAAAAAACGCGGACTTACAGCAGATACATCGGCATATGTATATCTGACAAAAGTTGACAGGGAGAGCAACCAGCCGGTTTATGATAAGAATCCGACCAAAAAAGAGCTGAAAAAGCATCGCGAAAAGCATATAGAAGAGAGTAAAAAAGAAGAAAAAGATCAATGA
- a CDS encoding LCP family protein: MKKNVHTAGKSRKQKKIMLLILEFVIILLLAIALFITTKLSKIEKNKLDMNDVSINDDLSDETKESMAHYKTIALFGLDNRSNGSLSKGNSDVIMLANIDTKQHTINLVSVYRDSYLDTGSGTYQKCNAAYAKGGPEQALSMLNTNLDLAITDYVTVDFNAIIECVDLLGGVDITITDDEASLMTGYMRELNELTGHNSTPPASGGTYTLDGVQACAYARIRYGGGDDYRRTERQRTVLTAMMQKAQKSNILTLNKLINAAFGDIQTSFSNTDLLALAAKIFSYNIGDTTGFPYEKTTHKYDKIGDVVIPCDLASNVTQLHQFLFDDNNYTPSATVLSNSQQIISNTGYKQGDGH, from the coding sequence ATGAAAAAAAATGTGCACACTGCAGGCAAAAGCAGGAAGCAGAAAAAGATCATGCTCCTTATTCTGGAGTTTGTGATCATTCTGCTCCTCGCCATTGCCCTTTTTATCACAACCAAATTATCTAAAATTGAAAAAAATAAGTTAGACATGAACGATGTCTCCATCAATGATGACCTCTCCGATGAGACAAAAGAATCGATGGCTCATTACAAAACGATCGCTCTCTTCGGACTTGACAATCGTTCCAATGGCAGTCTCTCCAAGGGAAACAGCGATGTCATCATGTTAGCGAACATTGATACAAAACAGCATACGATCAATCTGGTATCCGTCTACCGCGATTCTTATTTAGATACTGGCAGCGGTACTTATCAGAAATGTAATGCAGCATACGCAAAAGGCGGCCCGGAACAGGCACTCTCCATGCTGAATACAAATCTTGACCTTGCAATCACAGATTATGTAACTGTCGATTTTAATGCGATCATCGAATGTGTCGACCTTTTAGGCGGTGTGGATATCACGATCACAGACGATGAGGCAAGCCTGATGACCGGTTATATGAGAGAGTTAAATGAGCTGACCGGCCACAATTCCACCCCACCGGCTTCCGGTGGAACTTACACCTTAGATGGTGTACAGGCATGTGCCTACGCAAGAATCCGTTATGGTGGCGGTGATGACTACCGCAGAACAGAACGTCAGCGTACCGTTTTAACTGCAATGATGCAAAAAGCCCAGAAATCCAATATTCTGACACTCAACAAACTGATCAACGCAGCTTTCGGAGATATTCAGACAAGTTTTTCTAACACGGATCTGCTTGCCCTTGCTGCAAAAATTTTCAGTTATAACATTGGCGATACAACCGGTTTTCCATATGAAAAAACAACACACAAATACGATAAGATCGGTGATGTTGTTATTCCATGTGATCTTGCCTCTAACGTCACACAATTACATCAGTTCTTATTTGATGATAACAATTACACACCATCTGCAACCGTGCTTTCTAACAGTCAGCAGATCATTTCCAATACAGGATATAAACAGGGAGACGGCCATTAA
- a CDS encoding sensor histidine kinase → MEKKSYTYGSKLAGMILHLFFTVILTIAVYLLASLISKNILQVTDIGTDDFFNSGYYTKCMEQKCSELTDYLHLLQKGDKRSAEDDKRYLQYTNEFKREDTNFCYWYKQNGVWYTNQPDSVEGQEFDTQTVLMEAKTMGDYLLYDMEKKEFGTDIRGMENYFFGSYNNQMYLPLENVVLVIGVDTDLTAKDDLYDAEVEYVRLHPWIKVSIVAALVSLMGWVLSLVYLTLATGHRDGEEGVHLNFIDRIKTEIVTAVFIAATSELIMLLSHVNNKTWNVSGLLVASGTVSLLIDVLFLIFYLSMVRRMKAEVMWENSLACWLVRGMDKFFEKRTVTVRVLVVFAVHMIVCFVLAMGAFYYHQVICLVLLLIFSGMEAYALLRSAVEHYQVYEGVEKITEGVLSNKIDTEGLHGEDKKLAEAINNIGSGLLHAVDDSTKNERMKADLITNVSHDIKTPLTSIINYVNLIKLEQIDNERVNGYIRILDAKSQRLKQLTEDLVETSRITSGNVKLDMQKIDLVELIYQTAGEFNEKFEAKELTIVTKLPKTEVMIRADGRQLYRVIENLYNNVAKYALEKTRVYVDVHVLEEKVTFSIKNVSERSLALENSNAGDLTERFIRGDASRTTEGSGLGLSIAKSLTQLMGGIFFIGVDGDLFKASITFPLYRETQQENDIDE, encoded by the coding sequence ATGGAAAAAAAATCATACACATATGGCAGTAAGTTAGCAGGCATGATCCTGCATCTGTTTTTTACGGTAATCCTCACGATCGCCGTATATCTTCTGGCATCGTTGATCAGTAAAAATATTCTGCAGGTAACGGATATCGGAACAGATGATTTTTTTAATTCCGGATACTATACAAAATGTATGGAGCAGAAATGCAGTGAACTGACCGATTACCTTCATCTGTTACAAAAAGGTGATAAGCGGAGTGCGGAGGACGATAAGCGTTATCTGCAGTATACAAATGAGTTTAAGCGTGAAGACACCAATTTCTGTTACTGGTATAAACAGAATGGGGTGTGGTATACCAACCAGCCGGATTCAGTGGAAGGTCAGGAGTTTGATACACAGACCGTTCTCATGGAGGCAAAGACCATGGGAGATTATCTGCTCTATGATATGGAGAAAAAGGAATTTGGCACCGATATCCGCGGCATGGAAAATTATTTTTTTGGCAGTTACAACAATCAGATGTATCTGCCGTTAGAAAATGTGGTGCTTGTGATCGGGGTGGATACGGATCTGACGGCAAAAGATGATCTGTATGATGCCGAGGTGGAATATGTAAGACTGCATCCGTGGATCAAAGTCAGTATCGTTGCGGCATTGGTCAGTCTGATGGGATGGGTGTTAAGTCTTGTATATCTGACACTTGCGACCGGACACAGGGATGGAGAAGAAGGAGTTCATCTTAATTTTATCGACCGGATAAAAACGGAGATCGTGACCGCCGTTTTTATTGCAGCAACCAGTGAACTTATCATGCTTTTGTCCCATGTAAATAATAAAACATGGAATGTATCAGGACTTCTTGTTGCATCGGGAACGGTCAGTCTCTTAATTGATGTTCTGTTTCTTATTTTTTACCTGAGTATGGTACGCCGGATGAAGGCGGAAGTGATGTGGGAAAACAGTCTTGCATGCTGGCTTGTAAGGGGAATGGATAAGTTCTTTGAGAAGAGGACGGTAACGGTACGTGTGCTTGTTGTCTTTGCAGTTCACATGATCGTCTGTTTTGTGCTTGCCATGGGAGCATTTTATTACCACCAGGTGATCTGTCTGGTGCTGCTTCTGATCTTCAGCGGAATGGAGGCATATGCGCTGCTTCGGTCTGCGGTTGAGCATTATCAGGTGTATGAGGGTGTGGAGAAAATTACAGAAGGTGTGTTAAGCAATAAGATTGACACAGAAGGGCTGCATGGAGAAGATAAAAAACTTGCAGAGGCGATCAACAATATCGGCAGCGGTCTTTTACATGCGGTGGATGACAGTACGAAAAACGAGCGTATGAAAGCAGATCTGATCACGAATGTTTCACATGATATTAAAACACCGTTAACCTCCATTATTAATTATGTTAACCTGATTAAACTTGAACAGATTGATAATGAGCGAGTGAATGGCTATATCAGGATCTTAGATGCCAAGTCACAGCGATTAAAGCAGCTTACCGAAGATCTGGTCGAGACATCACGTATTACGTCCGGAAATGTCAAACTGGATATGCAAAAGATAGATCTGGTGGAACTCATTTATCAGACCGCAGGTGAATTTAACGAAAAATTTGAGGCAAAAGAGCTGACGATCGTTACAAAACTTCCGAAAACGGAAGTAATGATCCGTGCGGACGGCAGACAGCTGTACCGTGTGATCGAAAACCTTTATAATAATGTTGCAAAATATGCATTGGAAAAAACCAGAGTTTATGTGGATGTGCATGTGCTTGAGGAAAAAGTGACATTTTCCATTAAAAATGTATCGGAGCGTTCACTTGCACTGGAAAACAGCAATGCGGGAGATCTGACAGAGCGTTTTATCCGTGGGGATGCTTCAAGGACAACGGAAGGAAGCGGACTTGGACTTTCCATTGCAAAAAGCCTGACACAGCTTATGGGAGGAATCTTTTTTATCGGCGTGGACGGGGATCTGTTCAAGGCATCGATCACGTTCCCGCTTTACAGAGAAACACAGCAGGAAAATGATATAGATGAATAA